The Synechococcales cyanobacterium T60_A2020_003 genome contains the following window.
GCGGAACCCGCCTGCCTTCCCAATGGCGAAACGGAGCCTGTAGTTCAAGTCTCAGAGCTTAACCCCGGTGCACGCTTCTTGACCTACCGAGAGTTAGCCGATCGCCTCATTCCCTACGTCAAAGAGCTTGGCTTTACCCATATCGAATTGCTTCCCGTTGCCGAACACCCCTTCGATGGCTCCTGGGGCTATCAGGTCACGGGCTACTACGCCTGCACCTCCCGTTACGGAACGCCCCAAGACTTTATGTACTTTGTCGATCAGTGCCACCAAAACGGTATTGGCGTTATTGTGGACTGGGTTCCCGGGCACTTTCCCAAGGATGGGCATGGGTTAGCCCACTTTGATGGCACCGCCCTGTACGAGCACGCCGATCCTCGAAAAGGCGAGCATAAGGAATGGGGAACGCTCGTTTTCAACTACTCTCGCCACGAAGTCCGCAATTTCCTAGTTGCTAACGCCCTGTTCTGGTTCGATAAGTACCACATCGATGGCATTCGCGTAGATGCGGTAGCCTCCATGCTGTATCTCGACTATTGCCGTAAACCGGGCGAGTGGGTCGTGAACCAGTACGGCGGGCGGGAAAACATCGAGGCAGCCGATTTTCTGCGCCAGATGAACCACGTCATCTTTAGTTACTTCCCTGGTGTCCTCAGCATTGCGGAAGAATCAACCGCATGGCCGATGGTGTCTTGGCCCACCTACGTTGGCGGACTTGGCTTTAACCTGAAGTGGAACATGGGATGGATGCATGACATGCTGGATTATTTCAGCATGGATCCTTGGTTCCGGCAGTTTCACCAAAACAACCTCACCTTCAGCATCATGTATGCCTTCAGCGAAAACTTCATGCTGGCCCTCTCCCATGATGAAGTGGTGCATGGAAAGAGCAACATGCCCGGAAAGATGTATGGTGATGAGTGGCAGAAGTTCGCCAGCCTTCGCTGCCTGTACACCTACATGTTTACCCATCCCGGCAAGAAAACGCTGTTCATGAGCATGGAATTTGGGCAGTGGAGTGAGTGGAACGTCTGGGCAGACCTGGAGTGGCATCTATTGCAGTACGACATGCACCAGCAGCTTAAACTCTGCATTTCGAGGTTGAATGAACTCTATCGCAGCCAGCCTGCACTTTACACTCAAGATTTCTCCCACGAGGGGTTTGAGTGGATTGACTGTAACGACAATCGCCATAGTGTGGTGTCCTTCATTCGGCGCGATAAGAATAATCCCGAAGAGTACATCGTCACCGTTTGCAACTTCACCCCCCAACCCCACGCCCACTATCGGGTTGGTGTACCAGATCACGGATTCTATACCGAACTATTCAACTCGGATGCTCGCGAGTATGGCGGCAGTAATATGGGCAACTTGGGCGGCAAGTGGTCGGATGAGTGGGCGTTTCACAATCGGCCCTATTCGATTGATCTCTGTTTGCCACCCTTGGCGACGATCGTGCTTAAGCTGGATCGGGAGAAAACGGCAGCGGCCTTTGAACCTCAAGCCCTCCCAGGAGCTGACGACTAATTGGGCGTGATCGCATTGGGGACTGGTTTGCACAGGTTGTAAATCAGTCCTCTCCATACTGGGGACTCTATAACTAAAGAAAAACAGGCTTTCCGGCGTGTATTGAGCGTGATTCAAAAAAGACGCTGAGAAGGGAGAGCTATCTCAGGGATAGACTCATGGCATCGACCTATGAACGCATCTATGACCTAGTGCGACAGATTCCCAGGGGTAACGTTGCCACCTATGGACAAGTCGCCGAACTGTGTGGGATGCCAAGGCAGGCTCGGTTGGTGGGCTATGCCCTGTATCGAGTCGATATGCCCACGTCGGACATACCGTGGCATCGAGTGATTAACGCGAAGGGCGAAGTATCTGAATCTCCGTTTCGGAATGGAACCGATCATCTTCAGCGATCGCTCCTAGAAGCTGAGGGTATTGTGTTTGACGCCAGCGGAAAAATCAACCTCAGCCTGTATCGCTGGAATTTTCAGGTAACGGATACGGCATAATAGTAAAGCTTGAAATACTAGGGAGCTATGGCGAAACAACGCGTTCTTTCGGGTGTCCAGCCCACTGGAAATCTGCATTTAGGAAACTACCTTGGAGCCATTCGCAATTGGGTTCAAGGGCAGGAGCAGTACGAAAACTTTTTTTGCGTTGTTGACCTTCACGCCATCACCGTTCCCCATAACCCGAAGACCTTAGCCGCCGATACGTACACGATCGCCGCTCTCTATCTTGCCTGCGGTATCGATTTAGAATATTCCCACGTATTCGTGCAGTCCCATGTTTCCGCCCACAGCGAACTGGCCTGGATCTTAAGCTGTGTAACGCCCCTAAACTGGCTCGACGACATGGTGCAGTTTAAGGAAAAAGCGATTAAGCAAGGGGAAAACGTCGGGACAGGTCTGCTCACCTACCCGGTGCTAATGGCCGCAGATATTTTGCTGTACGATGCCGATAAAGTTCCTGTCGGCGAAGACCAGAAGCAGCATTTAGAACTCACCCGCGATATCGCGGCGCGCATTAACCATCAGTTTGGTGATGATCAGCCGATCCTCAAACTGCCAGAACCTTTGATTCAGAAAGCCGGGGCACGGATCATGAGCCTGACCGATGGCACCCGCAAAATGTCCAAATCCGATCCATCGGAGCTAAGCCGACTCAATATTCTTGACTCTCCTGAAGAGATTCAGCGCAAGATCAAAAAATGTAAAACCGATCCGGTACGAGGACTCACCTTTGACGACCCCGAACGTCCGGAATGCAATAATTTGCTAACCCTCTACATGCTGATGTCTAACAAAACGAAGGACGCCGTAGCCGAGGAATGTCGAGACATGGGTTGGGGTCAGTTCAAACCTTTGCTGATTGAGACGACTATTGAAACTTTGAGACCGATTCAGGAGAAGTATCACGAGATTATGGGCGATCGCGCCTACCTAGAATCGGTACTTCGTCAGGGTCGAGAGCAAGCCGAAGCGGTTGCCAATGTGACCCTCGATCGAGTGAAAACAGCAATGGGCTACTCTAAACCCCTGTAGCCGTTCCACCCAAAATTTAGGCTTTCGACCAATCTACTCCCGTTTGTTTCGCCACCCATTGTATTAAAACTATTATTCACCAATTATTTTTTACTCGTCACCCACTCTCATGTCCCGATTCCAGACTGCCATTCAACGAGGAGAGTTTCTTGTCACCGCTGAGGTTATGCCTCCGAAGGGCAGCAATCCGGCGCGAATGGTGGAAATGGCTCGCATCTTGAAAGATCGGGTGCATGCCGTGAATATCACCGACGGTAGCCGTGCCGTGCTGCGGATGTCTTCTCTGGCGGCATCCGTAGTTTTGCTGCAAAACGGAGTGGAACCGATTTGCCAAATGGCCTGCCGCGATCGCAACCAAATTGCACTCCAAGCTGATCTCATGGGTGCTCAAGCCCTTGGCATTCAAACCATCCTGGCACTCACGGGCGATCCGATCAAAGCGGGTGATTACCCCCAGGCGAGGGGCGTTTTCGAGCTGGAATCGGTGCGACTTTTAAAATTGATCGACCAACTCAACCAAGGCTTTGATGCCAATGCCAAGCCCTTGCCCGATGGGGCAACCCAGCTTTTAGCAGGCGCGGCTGTGGATCCTCAGTGCGGAAGCTGGTCCGGCTTACAGCGGCGATTTGAACGAAAACTCCAGGCAGGCGCGCAGTTTTTCCAGAGTCAGCTGATTTCTGACTTTGAACGCCTGGAAAAATTTATGGATCAGATTGCGGCGGGATGCAATAAGCCGATTTTGGCGGGCATCTTTTTGCTGAAGTCGGCTAAGAATGCAGAGTTTATTAACCGCAACGTTCCGGGCGTCCACATTCCCCAGCACATCATCGATCGCTTGGCAAAGGCAAGCAACCCCTTACAGGAAGGAGTGGCGATCGCCGCTGAGCAAGTTCAGGACGCTCGTCATTTATGCCAGGGCGTTCATCTCATGGCCATCAAAAAGGAAGAAGTCATCCCGGAAATTCTCGATCGTGCAGGCATTGCGCCCACCGCTTGAGAATCAACACCTGAACCCAGAGGCGCAGAGACTTCTACAATCCTCCCTCTAGTGGCAGAACCCTCTACACGCGTTGGTCGTGCTTGCTACCAGCTCATCAGACCCCATAGGCAGCGACCTTAGGCATGACAAGCCAAAACGGGCCTGTTTCGGTACAGTAGTCATTCTCGTCGCTCTCATAAACGACAAGTCCATGCTCACTATCCAAAATTAGAGCTTCTCCGAGACGTACATAGGAAATAAACGGAGCAATGTAGTGAATTGCTGAGTCGTTTACGCATCCGGGCAATACTTTCTCCATGTAGAACTCGTAGCCGACATCTTTAACGTTGTTGTAGTATCGGATGCTCAGGTCATCTACAGTTTTGTCTGGAAATCTGCGGTGAATTGCGTTCAATAAGCGTTCAGGTAGGGTTTGTTTGGCATCGATTACTGTTCCACGTTTCATCACTAGCCCTCCTTATAGTCAGGAATTAGGTCTTGAAACTGATTGGCTGAAACAATCCTTAGAATCCTGATGGTTGTGTAGGTTAAGTTCACACGAGCGTCACCCGACGACACCGTTTCCCATGATTAGGGTTCCCGCTATTTCAGCCTATTCACAAAATAGAGTTTGTTAGCCAACCGGATCTCCAAGACGAGATGGCATCAGTAGTACAGATTTAGGTTGGACCACAATGGAGAGGTTCTATCCCTATCTCCGTCCTCTACCTCGTCGTCTTATCTACACTGTAGAGCGACATCGGTGGATCGTTAAGGGGGGACGCCGGGAAAGGCGATCTACTCAGGCTGCATTTGCTATATTCTGAAGAACACACGCCTCCATTCTCAGTTTAAATAGGAAATCTAAATCAGGCGTAAATCTTAGCATTTATTCACGGTCTGACTTTCAACTTGAACTTCAGCAAACTAAACCGGAGATTGAGAAATTGCTCTATTGATGTAGACATCCATCTGATGTAGACATCCATCTTAAGTAGGAATCCATGATTCCTATTTCAAGGATAGTTTGTTCACGAATATTTATCTTCTTTGGGGTAAAGTTTTATATGCAGATTCATCTTTTTTAACTTTTCCAAACCCCTCTCAATAACTTAGACACACAATAATTTCCGACACTATTCATATCGTCAAGACGTCATCCGATACAAAACGTCATCCGATATTAAAATATGCGACAAAGCTAGCACTTTATTCTAGATTTGACCAAAATCCTAACATCCTTAGATAGCAAAAATGTTAACGATAAAGTTTATTCCAATCCATATGTAAAAATGCACCTATTTGTTAGGATCAAAGTATCCAGAGTGCCTGGAGGGCAGATATGAACAAAGTACTTGTTGCTGTCATCGATAGTGCAAGAGTACGCTTCTTTGCTCTTGAATTGGGAGGTTTTCCAGAGGCTGGCGACGGAGCACGATTAACAGAATTAGACGGTTTACTAAACCCGGCTGCAGAAACACGGGGTGAAGAGCTATGGTCTAGTACAAAGACGGGACGCAACCGGGGCACAGGCGGACAGGCGCACAGCTATGATGATCACCGAGAAGGTCATAGAGCTGAATTTGAGCGTCGATTTGCTCAAGAGATTGCAACTCAGATTACTGAGAGGGTTCAAGCTGAGTCTATCCGTAACCTCATTTTAATTGCTGAACCTCAAGTCATTGGGTTTATGCGGGATGCGATCGCCAGCACGGCTCCACCCCAACTTCACGTTCAGGAGCTTGCTAAGAACTTGAGCCATCTCAAAACCCACGAACTACACAAATGTTTAGCCAGTCATAATCTAGCACCGGAGCCCATACGGTTGCAGTAAAACCAGGGGATTAGGCATCTTTGACTAGACTCATAGGAAGCGTTGGCGAATGACTCCGTGACAGTTTGTTGACTAGATTTTCCCTTGATAAGTAGAGAGTCCTAACTAAACGTAGCTCTGGAACCTAGAAAGCTCGGTATACCGTTCTCAGGACATCGTTTAATTCAGGTTACCCACTTACCATCCTCGTCTTTGTGTTTTAGGATTGGGAGTAGGGAAGTGGTTTTAGCAGAAATACTCTTACGTTTTAGTGTGGTGTGCAGGTGAGGAGGTGTGCAGGTGAGGAGATGATGCCTGCCATGAACATCTACGTTAAATCATCACCGTTTTATCAGTGCAACCCATTAAAAATAAAATGAGGAAACGATTATGGCTATCATGCAACGAGATCCCGTTAGTGAAATTGCTCATTGGGAGCCATTTCGGGGCATTGAAAATCTCCGACGAGAAATGAACCGTTTGTTTGATCGATTAGTGCCCATCGACAATGGAGGGGAGCGATCGCTCTCGTTTATGCCATCCATGGAAATGGAAGAAACCGACGATACCCTCTACCTCAAGATCGAGGTTCCGGGCATGGAATCGAAAGATCTCACCGTAGAAGCCACTACAGACTCGATTGTGGTGAAGGGAGAGCGGAAATCGGAATCTAAAACCGAGGACAAGGGAATCGTGCGGTCGGAGATGCACTACGGTAGCTTCGAGCGACGGATTCCGCTATCTAGCGCTGTTCAAGTGGATCAAATCCAGGGTGAGTGTAAAAACGGCATTTTAACGCTGACCTTACCCAAAACCAATGCTGAGCCGAGTCAACCCACGAAGGTAAAGCTGAGCTAGGGCATTAGCCCCATGAATTCTGTGCAGGTTTGGAGGGACGATTCCCTTCAAACCTAGGGAGCTTGGCCATTCGACTCTAATTTGGTGGCAAGCCAGTTGTCGTGCGGGTTAGGAGGTACTCACCATGCATACTCACCACGCTCGGTTTCGGGATCGGGTTCAGGCGGGACAACTACTCGCCGCGCAGCTCAAGGCCTATGCTAATCGCCCGGATGTACTGGTTCTTGGATGACCGCGAGGTGGCGTTCCCGTCGCCTATGAAGTCGCCAAAGCCCTGCATGCGCCGCTAGAGGTTTGCCTTGTCCGCAAACTAGGCGTACCAACCCATAAAGAACTCGCGATGGGGGCGATCGCCTCAGGGGGCGTACGGGTGTTGAACTATGACGTCGTCAGTTGGCTGGGGATTTCCAGTCGAACGATTGATGAGGTTGCGGCGCGAGAACTCAAAGAACTGCAGCGCCGCGATCGCGCCTATCGAGGCGATCGCCCTCCGCCAGAGATTCGCGATCGCACGGTGATTTTAGTAGACGATGGCATTGCGACGGGTTCCACCGTGCGGGCAGCGATCGCCGTTCTCAAGCCCCAACACCCGGCTCGTCTGATTGTGGCCATTCCCGTTGCACCACCCCAAACCTGTGCCGAAATAAAGGCCGAGGTTGATGAACTGGTTTGTCTACTCTCGCCTCCCGACTTCTATGCCATCGGGGTCTGGTATGACAATTTTTCCCAAACCACTGATGAAGAGGTGCGATCGCTGTTGAGCAATTACTCGACTGATTCCTCCACGCATCCACTGCCCACCCCAATCTAACGCTATAGGGGGCTATCACCATGCAACTTCCGACTCATAACGTCCACGAGAAGGCGGTTCGGATCGCCGCAGGTTCAGCGTTGCTAGACGGCACCTTAGCCATTCCGCCAAAGGTACATGGCATTGTGCTCTTCGCCCACGGCAGCGGCAGTAGCCGTCATAGTCCCCGAAACCGCTACGTCGCCAGTGTTCTCCAACACGCAGGAATCGCTACGCTGCTGATGGACTTATTAACAGCCGACGAAGAAGATATCGATCGACTCACACGCCAAATTCGGTTTGATATCAATCTCCTCGCAAGCCGACTCGTAGGTGCCACCGACTGGCTGTTAACCACACCAGAGACCAAAGGACTCTCCATTGGCTATTTCGGGGCTAGTACAGGCAGTGCAGCCGCTCTGATTGCCGCCACTAAACGCTCTGAAGTGGTAAAAGCAATTGTTTCGCGGGGGGGACGTCCTGATTTAGCCAGCCAAGCGCCCACGCAGGTAGAAGCTCCAACACTGTTGATTGTGGGTGGAGGTGATTTTCCCTGCATTGGTCTGAATGAAGATGCCTTAAATATGCTGAATCGTGCGTCGGCAAAACATTTAGCCATTGTTCCGAGGGCAACCCATCTCTTTGAAGAACCGGGTACGCTGGAACAGGTTGCGGCCTTGGCATGCCAGTGGTTTCAAGCGTATCTGTGATCGGTTGAGGTTTCGTTCCCTTAGATAGACACCGACGCTTAGTTACAACCATTGAAAAGAGGGGAAACATCCTATGTTTAAGAACATATTAGTGGGCATGGATTGCACCGTCCAATCTCAGTACTCGTTCAACGACGCCCTCGCCTTAGCGAAGGCAACAGGGGCAAACTTGAAACTTGTCCATGTCTTTTCCTTTGACGAACAGTGCGAACTCTGGTGGCTTTCACCCCTACGAGACGAAAACCCAAACTATAAACTGCTCGACCATCTCGTTGATCGCTGGCAAACGTTTCTGAACGAACGCCAAGAGATACTAGGGCAGTGTCAGGCAAAGGCCGCCGCCGCCGGAGTGTCGGCTGTCCTGGATCTAGAACCCTATTCGGGTAGACCCGGCGTCGTACTTTGCGAAGTCGCCCGTCAGTGGCCTGCCGATTTGGTTGCAGTCGGACATCACGACAAGCTCCAAGACAAACTGCGCGACCTTGGCGAACTTCGCTTAGGTAGCGTCAGTGAATATGTACTCCATAACGCCCCCTGCTCGGTTTTAATCGATCATCAATCCTCTCAAAAAGAAACGATGGGAAACCTTAACCCCATCCGCCATATTTTGGTCGCGATTGACGCTTCGGATCAGAGTCAGCCTGTTTTGAGTAAGGCCTTGGATCTCGCGAAAGCCACAGGAGCCGATTTAAGTCTACTTCACGTGCGATCCTCACCCTTTGAAGGCGATCGCCCTGCCAAGATGATGGACGAATTCCAGGCCGAGGCCAAAGCGATGGGCGTGTCTATCTACACCGAGGAACATCCGGCCAAATTTGGCGAAACGGTAGGACATAACATTTGTCGGTTTGCGAAGGACAAAGATGTTGATCTCATCTTAGTGGGTCGCTATGGTCTGTCGGGGCTTCCAGAAGTCCTACTCGGAAGCGTCAGTCACTACGTGAGTTACCATGCACCGTGCGCCGTTTTGGTTGTTCAGGCTCCCGGATATCCCAAACGAGAACAATATCTATTTGCCTAAATTCGATTGATCGAAGTCTAGGCTATCGGACTCCATCTAGGGATTCGATCTAGCGGTAGTTCGGGGCAAGGGGGGATGCAGATCTAACGGCAGTTCTAAGGGGTGAACATGCCTCTAGGTTTACAGTATCGTTCAGGGGCGATCGCCTGCTCTTCCACAACCCAAGCGATGACGAGAACCATACAAGTGGACGATTTTGTGCAGGATATCCACACAAAACCGTCCTCCCCTACTCAAATACTCAAACACCACAGGTTGTACAGAAGTCCTATGATACGTCAGCCTGCACCGGACAGAGGCATTCCATAGCAGTGTCATCGGCTCCTTCATCCTCGTCAGGGGATGCGGAGGCAGTCAGAGTATCGTCTTCGTCCTCTGTCATTCCTGTCACGACAGAGATGGATTCAGATTGAAGGGGCACTTCTTCTGCTACCTCAAGTTGGCTAGAAATAGACGGGGCTTCTTTCTCTGTTTCTACAACTGATGCGGGTTCTGCCCCAGCCGCAACTTGCTTTACTGGCTGGGCGATCGCAGGTTCCTGTTTTTGTGATACTGGAGAAGGAACAGGGGAAGAAGCGTTGCTGGCCTGCGTTTTAGCAGT
Protein-coding sequences here:
- a CDS encoding dienelactone hydrolase family protein, with the translated sequence MQLPTHNVHEKAVRIAAGSALLDGTLAIPPKVHGIVLFAHGSGSSRHSPRNRYVASVLQHAGIATLLMDLLTADEEDIDRLTRQIRFDINLLASRLVGATDWLLTTPETKGLSIGYFGASTGSAAALIAATKRSEVVKAIVSRGGRPDLASQAPTQVEAPTLLIVGGGDFPCIGLNEDALNMLNRASAKHLAIVPRATHLFEEPGTLEQVAALACQWFQAYL
- a CDS encoding MGMT family protein, coding for MASTYERIYDLVRQIPRGNVATYGQVAELCGMPRQARLVGYALYRVDMPTSDIPWHRVINAKGEVSESPFRNGTDHLQRSLLEAEGIVFDASGKINLSLYRWNFQVTDTA
- a CDS encoding host attachment protein, whose product is MNKVLVAVIDSARVRFFALELGGFPEAGDGARLTELDGLLNPAAETRGEELWSSTKTGRNRGTGGQAHSYDDHREGHRAEFERRFAQEIATQITERVQAESIRNLILIAEPQVIGFMRDAIASTAPPQLHVQELAKNLSHLKTHELHKCLASHNLAPEPIRLQ
- the glgB gene encoding 1,4-alpha-glucan branching enzyme gives rise to the protein MVQTVAPEQVGYIVNNCHQNPFEVLGPHPIQQDDRTQWAVRAYLPDAEAAWVICPEERAEYPMTPTHHPHFFECIIDKEDFSNYQLRFIERGHEKVTYDPYAFRSPLVTDFDVHLFAEGNHHRIYEKLGAHLTEIDGVAGVYFAVWAPNARSVSVLGDFNWWDGRKHQMRRIGNGIWELFIPQLKEGDHYKYEIKNEHGHIYEKSDPYGFQQEVRPKTASIVTNLDSYQWHDQDWMEQRRQTEPLNHPISVYEVHIGSWLHASSAEPACLPNGETEPVVQVSELNPGARFLTYRELADRLIPYVKELGFTHIELLPVAEHPFDGSWGYQVTGYYACTSRYGTPQDFMYFVDQCHQNGIGVIVDWVPGHFPKDGHGLAHFDGTALYEHADPRKGEHKEWGTLVFNYSRHEVRNFLVANALFWFDKYHIDGIRVDAVASMLYLDYCRKPGEWVVNQYGGRENIEAADFLRQMNHVIFSYFPGVLSIAEESTAWPMVSWPTYVGGLGFNLKWNMGWMHDMLDYFSMDPWFRQFHQNNLTFSIMYAFSENFMLALSHDEVVHGKSNMPGKMYGDEWQKFASLRCLYTYMFTHPGKKTLFMSMEFGQWSEWNVWADLEWHLLQYDMHQQLKLCISRLNELYRSQPALYTQDFSHEGFEWIDCNDNRHSVVSFIRRDKNNPEEYIVTVCNFTPQPHAHYRVGVPDHGFYTELFNSDAREYGGSNMGNLGGKWSDEWAFHNRPYSIDLCLPPLATIVLKLDREKTAAAFEPQALPGADD
- the trpS gene encoding tryptophan--tRNA ligase encodes the protein MAKQRVLSGVQPTGNLHLGNYLGAIRNWVQGQEQYENFFCVVDLHAITVPHNPKTLAADTYTIAALYLACGIDLEYSHVFVQSHVSAHSELAWILSCVTPLNWLDDMVQFKEKAIKQGENVGTGLLTYPVLMAADILLYDADKVPVGEDQKQHLELTRDIAARINHQFGDDQPILKLPEPLIQKAGARIMSLTDGTRKMSKSDPSELSRLNILDSPEEIQRKIKKCKTDPVRGLTFDDPERPECNNLLTLYMLMSNKTKDAVAEECRDMGWGQFKPLLIETTIETLRPIQEKYHEIMGDRAYLESVLRQGREQAEAVANVTLDRVKTAMGYSKPL
- a CDS encoding Hsp20/alpha crystallin family protein encodes the protein MAIMQRDPVSEIAHWEPFRGIENLRREMNRLFDRLVPIDNGGERSLSFMPSMEMEETDDTLYLKIEVPGMESKDLTVEATTDSIVVKGERKSESKTEDKGIVRSEMHYGSFERRIPLSSAVQVDQIQGECKNGILTLTLPKTNAEPSQPTKVKLS
- a CDS encoding universal stress protein, producing MFKNILVGMDCTVQSQYSFNDALALAKATGANLKLVHVFSFDEQCELWWLSPLRDENPNYKLLDHLVDRWQTFLNERQEILGQCQAKAAAAGVSAVLDLEPYSGRPGVVLCEVARQWPADLVAVGHHDKLQDKLRDLGELRLGSVSEYVLHNAPCSVLIDHQSSQKETMGNLNPIRHILVAIDASDQSQPVLSKALDLAKATGADLSLLHVRSSPFEGDRPAKMMDEFQAEAKAMGVSIYTEEHPAKFGETVGHNICRFAKDKDVDLILVGRYGLSGLPEVLLGSVSHYVSYHAPCAVLVVQAPGYPKREQYLFA
- a CDS encoding methylenetetrahydrofolate reductase; this encodes MSRFQTAIQRGEFLVTAEVMPPKGSNPARMVEMARILKDRVHAVNITDGSRAVLRMSSLAASVVLLQNGVEPICQMACRDRNQIALQADLMGAQALGIQTILALTGDPIKAGDYPQARGVFELESVRLLKLIDQLNQGFDANAKPLPDGATQLLAGAAVDPQCGSWSGLQRRFERKLQAGAQFFQSQLISDFERLEKFMDQIAAGCNKPILAGIFLLKSAKNAEFINRNVPGVHIPQHIIDRLAKASNPLQEGVAIAAEQVQDARHLCQGVHLMAIKKEEVIPEILDRAGIAPTA